GAAGACAGGAGATTTGAATAGTGGAACGCCGGTATTCCAGGACCCGGAACTCATAACGAACTCCATGATGGAGCAGTTCACCGTTTTCAACGTGGAATGAAAGACAGGAGGCTCAAGGGGCTGTCAGCGTCTTTGAGATGAGTTTATTCTGTGATCAGAAAGACATCGTCTCCGACCCGCGTCTTGTCCTTCACTTTTATCCCGATGTTGTCGCCGGCCTTGGCCTGGGTTACGGTTGCATTATCGATCTGCATGGATTCGATGATTTCTTCGAACTTGGTTGTGGCTCCTTCGATGGATATTTTATCGCCGACTTTAAGCGGTTCGCTGAGCTGAATGCCTGCAACACTGATCTTGCTGAAGTAGTGGGAGACCTTACCGATCAACTTTTTTTCCGTCGCCATGGTCATACCTCCTAATGATCAAATAGCGGTAGTAATTATATGCCGTTTGAAACTCCACCTCAAGGGTCAAATGAAATGGAATATAATGTACGATATTAAGAGTTTTTCAGGGATACCGTAAAGTATAGCATGGACATTCCGGAGGGATTAGATGCGTAAAATACCCGGCCGATTTAAGGCCCGGACAATCGATAAGACTGCAATATGCATGCGC
Above is a genomic segment from Desulfomonilia bacterium containing:
- a CDS encoding translation elongation factor-like protein, with the translated sequence MATEKKLIGKVSHYFSKISVAGIQLSEPLKVGDKISIEGATTKFEEIIESMQIDNATVTQAKAGDNIGIKVKDKTRVGDDVFLITE